Genomic window (Drosophila nasuta strain 15112-1781.00 unplaced genomic scaffold, ASM2355853v1 ctg45_pilon, whole genome shotgun sequence):
CACCTTCGACGGAACTCGGATGTCCGCGAGCGGATGATCGCCGTGCAGACGCCTTCCGTACCAACGCGGGTGACGGATAGCCGGTAGGCCGTTGCCAATGATGCGCTGATACGGCTTGTCGCCGCGCACGGGTCGATAAGCGGTCGCATCTCGAATGTCTTACATCCGGTGTCGATTAGGATGTTGGCCGTTGGAAGAATGCTCACAGCCTTGTCCTGCAGCAAGGATGGGAGCGACGTCGGAAAGGCCCCTCGGGCGTAGGTGAGGCCGGTCGCTGGGGAGACGGCGAGCGGGAACGTGACCGTGCTGGAGTTCGGGAACGTGACCGTGCTGGGGTTCGGGATCGTGGCCGTGGTGGGGTTCGCGAACGTGGCCGTGTTGGGGTACGGGATCGTGGCCGTGCGGCGGTCGCTGACGATTGGGGCGAACGCTGCATGCCGCCTTGAAGTGCAGCAGCGTGTGGTGGTCCCCACGACACACCCTGCACCTTCCGCGCTGCGGCAGAGTTGCCCGGAGTGTTGGTGGGCCAGACAGTTAGAGCAGAACTTGTTGATGAGTACTGCTCTCAACCGTTTCTCCGCTGTCAGCCTCAGGAATCGCTGACACTTCCGGAGTGGGTGGATCCACGGCACACGCGACACCGGAACGAGTTGGTGCCAGCGGGGCGGTCCCGGTGGGTGGATGTATGTGATGGCATACTACATGAAATGAagcaagaagaaaaacaaatgattattgTAGTAGCCTCTTTGTGTTGTCAATGACACACGGAACAGGACAGCATAGGACAATACAGGACGACGAATAGGAATACGGAATAAGAGGTTATTCGTCCTTCAGTCCTTCTGACGTGGAGGGTCAGTCTTGCTGTCCATCGGGAGTAGAATGAGTTTGGCAACGGGTCTTCGGATAGCACCCCGCGCCGTGAGCACATCTACAACTCGGACCTTGGCATCGGTGCCTGGACACGTCGTCAGCATCCGTCCTAGGCGCCACTCGTTCGAGGGAGGTTGTCTTCTTTATGACGACCATGTCACCGATCCGAAGGTTCCGTGTAGGGATTGCCATTTCGTCCGTTTGTGCAGTTCCTTCAGGTACTCATCTTTCCAAcggaaacaaaattgttggtgaAGAGCCTTCAGTCGCTGCCACCGATTGAGGATGGAGGTGGCCGGTTGGTTAATTGGTGGTTCCAACACCGAAATAAGAGGGCCACCTATGAGGAAATGGCCAGGAGTGAGCGCTAGTAAAGTCCGAAGGATCCTCGGACATAGGGAAATCGGCCTCGAATTCAGGCAGGCTTCGATCTTAGTGAGAAGAGTGGACAACTCTTCGAACGTATATTTTGAGGTGGATGTCGCCTTGTAAAAGAGTGCCTTAAAACTCTTTACGCCGGCTTCCCATAATCCACCCATATGCGGGCGCCCGGCGGTTTGACGTGCCAGGATAGGCTCTCGTGGGCGTGTTGTGCGATGATGCACTCCCTCGTCGCTTCCAAGAAGTCGTTGGAGATCACCTTGTCAGCTCCAACGAAGGTTTTCCCGTTGTCCGAGTACATCTGGTATGGACACCCGCGCCGTGCGATGAAACGGGAGAATGCGGCCAGGAATTTCTCCGTCGTGAGATCCGATGTTGCCTCCAAGTGGATCGCCTTCGTGCTGAAGCGGTGATGAGGTTGGCTCGGCCagtgtaatttttatttgaatggGCCGGCGAAGTCGACTCCAGTGTGCGTGAAAGGTCTCGAGTAGGACGCCCTTTCCTTGGGCAAGTCCCCATCATTTGAGTCTGCAATCTCTTCTTGTAGATCACGCAAACCTTGCAAGAGTTGATGGTGGATTTGACGAGGACCTTCAATTTTGGAATCCAGAATCTGGAGCGGATCAGCCGCATGACGACTTGGTTACCCCCATGTAAGGATATACGATGGGTGAAACGAACCAATAGTCGTGCAAAGTACGAGGAATACGAGAGGCTGATTGGATGACTCTCATCATAACGCAGCGAGTGGGACGCCCTCAGACGCCCACAGGCCCGTAGAATCCCCTTGCCATCGAGGAAAGGGTTCAAGTTTCGGATTGAACTTGAGGAAGGAACCTGCTGCTTGGACTGCAGACAGTGGTATTCTTGTTGAAAAGTTTGTCGTTGAGCCATGACGATTAGCCGCTCTTGGATCCGTGACAGCTCATCCGCCTGGACCACGGTAGAGCTTGGAACTGCCAACTTCCGACTTCTATCTATGAATCTGAGAACATAGGCAGACGTGCGCAGTGCATTGCCAAACTCAGAGAACTTATTCAGGAAGTCAGGAGTAGGAGGTAACTTAGCGACGTTGCACTTAATCCGCTGCTCCAGCAGAACCTCCGGAATGGGACTTGGAGATGTTGGCCATTGATCCGACGGGAGATGAAGCCACTCTGGTCCATGCCACCACAAAGGATTACGCATCAATTCTTGTGGCAGGACACCTCGGCTTGCAAGATCTGCCGGATTGTGCTCGGATCGCACATGCGACCAGTTCTTGGCGTCGCTGGCTTGGACGATTTTGGCCACACGATTGGCCACAAAGGTTGTCCATCTGCAGGGTGGCTTGTTGAACCAGGCgagaacaattgttgaatcaGTCCAAAAGAAAGTCTGGAAACTTTCTGCTGGCAGATTCAGGAGGAGGGCTGCAGATAACTCATCCAACAGGACTGCACCACAAAGCTCCAAACGTGGCACTGAGAGAGACTTGACAGGAGCCACCTTTGTCTTCGCAGTAAGGAGATGTGTGGAAACCTTGCTCGCCATCTCCACACGGACATAGATCGCTGCTCCATACGCCCTTTCTGACGCATCACAGAATCCGTGGTACTGGAGCTTCACTCGTGTCTTGGCTCGGATAACGAAAGGGGCTAGCCACCCGGCTGGGTCGAAAAGCTTAGCGATTTGCGAAAGCACTTCCCTCTTCGTGTAGGAGTCCTGATGGGCAACTTCCGGTGGCATGAAGAAGAACTCGTCATCGTGAGCTTGCCACCTGATGCCCAGAGTTTTCGCCGTACTGGAGTCTTCGAGTTCGAGGAAATCTTCTCGAAGTAGATGGTCCTTTGGAATGTCCTTCAGCACGCTCTTATGGTTCGACGTTCACTTCCTCAGCGGGAAGCCAGCGCTGTTCAGGGCTGCACACACTTCCGCAATGGTCCAGATGGCCTCTTCTGTCGTGTGTGTCCCCGCCAGGACGTCGTCCACGTACATGTTGTTGGAAAAACTCGGCTTGCGAGAGGACTCGTAGAGCCAGGAAAGGCGCACAGTTGACACCGAATGTCACTGTGTGCAACTCGAAGTCACGGATCTCACCGTCCGACGTACGGAACAGAATTCGTTGGAACGGTTTGTGCTTCGAGTCCATGAGGATTTGGCGATACATCTTCGTTATGTCCGCATTGAACACATATCGATAGTATCGCCATCTGAGGATCTGCAACGTGAGATCCGATTGGAGAATGGGCCCTGAATGCGTTGAAAACGACCCGCACCTTCGTTGTGGTGCTATCTGAGGCGATATGGGTGTCATATGACCCAAGTCCACGTACTCCTGGAGAACGGCATTGTACTGTTCCTTTAGAGTATCGTTTCTTGACAAACGATTCTCGTTCTTGAGGAATTGAGCCAACGCTATAGATCTGGAATGACCCAGTTCAATGCCATCGGGCTTCCGGAATGGAAGAGTCACCCGATATCTGCCACATTTGCTACGCAAACGAAGTAGTCTTATCAGCTTCGCTGGAATATCCTCCACctcccaaaatttggaaagtAGGCTGTCGAGCTGTTCGTCTGCTTGAGGGCGACTCTTGTCGAAAACGCAGAAACAGTTGTCGACACATTCTGGGAGACGGGGCCGGTAAGAATCCAGCCAAACACGGTTTCCTGCCCAAGgagtgagccacaaatgtttggccggGAGCCGCTCAGGATGACCGACg
Coding sequences:
- the LOC132797981 gene encoding uncharacterized protein LOC132797981, yielding MKQTANPQNATAGPSRPQNSKRVNSFEARVTPKGKSCDLCSKENHPVRSTPNPTATNVQNFFANNAQNVLLGTAVINVCHLGTSYTARALIDSGSEANFNSERLIQRIKLPFKSVRAQVSGLNHAVAAQSQKLCHFSIGSPTKPRLHIETSAFSRPQADEQLDSLLSKFWEVEDIPAKLIRLLRLRSKCGRYRVTLPFRKPDGIELGHSRSIALAQFLKNENRLSRNDTLKEQYNAVLQEYVDLGHMTPISPQIAPQRRCGSFSTHSGPILQSDLTLQILRWRYYRYVFNADITKMYRQILMDSKHKPFQRILFRTSDGEIRDFELHTVTFGVNCAPFLALRVLSQAEFFQQHSVLKDIPKDHLLREDFLELEDSSTAKTLGIRWQAHDDEFFFMPPEVAHQDSYTKREVLSQIAKLFDPAGWLAPFVIRAKTRVKLQYHGFCDASERAYGAAIYVRVEMASKVSTHLLTAKTKVAPVKSLSVPRLELCGAVLLDELSAALLLNLPAESFQTFFWTDSTIVLAWFNKPPCRWTTFVANRVAKIVQASDAKNWSHVRSEHNPADLASRGVLPQELMRNPLWWHGPEWLHLPSDQWPTSPSPIPEVLLEQRIKCNVAKLPPTPDFLNKFSEFGNALRTSAYVLRFIDRSRKLAVPSSTVVQADELSRIQERLIVMAQRQTFQQEYHCLQSKQQVPSSSSIRNLNPFLDGKGILRACGRLRASHSLRYDESHPISLSYSSYFARLLVRFTHRISLHGGNQVVMRLIRSRFWIPKLKVLVKSTINSCKVCVIYKKRLQTQMMGTCPRKGRPTRDLSRTLDTKAIHLEATSDLTTEKFLAAFSRFIARRGCPYQMYSDNGKTFVGADKVISNDFLEATRECIIAQHAHESLSWHVKPPGARIWRGRCRVCRGDHHTLLHFKAACSVRPNRQRPPHGHDPVPQHGHVREPHHGHDPEPQHGHVPELQHDIRDATAYRPVRGDKPYQRIIGNGLPAIRHPRWYGRRLHGDHPLADIRVPSKVLLQVDSQFYCRPVDGENLEQFRSITLADERWFQLSMVSLVFGTDVYPHIIQPGLLPSTNGLPMAQNSTLGWILSGPFGQ